In Deltaproteobacteria bacterium RBG_16_64_85, the following proteins share a genomic window:
- a CDS encoding alpha/beta hydrolase: MIPLVAGGNRLEFIWHGPGPGDAPTLVFLHDGIGCAATWRDFPAALARETGCGALVYSRVGYGGSDPVPLPRPLTYMQDEGFILLPEVLDATGVRKAFLVGQSDGGSIALLHSSTQRASPRVCGLLLEAPHVFCEEVTLRAIEHARDEYLLGDLRAKLERYHGGNVDCAFWGWNQAWLDPGFRAWNIEDCLPAITVPVLVVQGLDDPYGTLRQVDAIERQCGGPVRRCILERSGHSPHRDQRERTLSTMASFVRELSAGVCLPHE; encoded by the coding sequence ATGATCCCCTTGGTCGCAGGCGGCAACCGACTCGAGTTCATCTGGCATGGCCCAGGACCGGGAGATGCACCCACGCTCGTCTTTCTGCACGATGGAATCGGGTGCGCCGCGACATGGCGTGACTTTCCCGCGGCGCTTGCCCGCGAGACCGGATGCGGCGCGCTCGTCTACAGCCGTGTCGGATACGGCGGCTCCGATCCCGTCCCGCTTCCTCGACCACTCACCTATATGCAGGACGAGGGCTTCATCCTCCTCCCCGAGGTCCTCGACGCGACGGGCGTCCGCAAGGCCTTTCTCGTCGGGCAAAGCGACGGGGGCTCCATCGCGCTGCTTCACTCTTCGACGCAGCGGGCCTCGCCGCGAGTGTGCGGCCTGCTGCTCGAGGCGCCGCACGTGTTCTGCGAAGAGGTCACCCTGCGTGCCATCGAGCACGCTCGGGATGAGTACCTTCTCGGCGATCTACGGGCAAAGCTCGAGCGTTACCATGGCGGAAACGTCGACTGCGCCTTCTGGGGCTGGAACCAGGCCTGGCTCGATCCCGGTTTTCGTGCCTGGAACATCGAGGATTGTCTGCCCGCCATCACGGTCCCGGTGCTCGTGGTGCAGGGCTTGGACGATCCGTACGGGACCCTTCGTCAAGTCGATGCGATCGAGCGGCAATGCGGCGGGCCGGTCCGGCGTTGTATCCTCGAGCGGTCCGGTCACAGTCCGCACCGTGACCAGCGCGAACGGACGCTTTCGACGATGGCTTCGTTCGTCCGCGAGCTCTCCGCGGGGGTCTGTCTTCCACACGAATGA